Proteins from one Gemmatimonadota bacterium genomic window:
- a CDS encoding collagen-like protein — MKREKTHEAEGAGVLGETGVPGETGVPGEAGVPGEAGVPGEAAAPVSPPSHEAEFERAWTDPDNTRIELDPVDINRTLARYYLATKPLRFTRTMLWDMEVKKAFRPDLYIPSVVTRGSSHFWNRQALAGGAESFVRCSRQRLWLVPSEHGLVLERVFLNPGRQRVTFIGTAELPGRDGNPLRAGEGQPLFHVEHSVDGSELHPLNLWRIVFLTDGPRQQLIERFTLAKNVRLREFVEIYIRRDLKIALNRRELPG, encoded by the coding sequence ATGAAACGCGAAAAAACGCACGAAGCGGAAGGCGCCGGCGTGCTGGGAGAAACCGGCGTTCCGGGAGAAACCGGCGTTCCGGGAGAAGCCGGCGTTCCGGGAGAAGCCGGCGTTCCGGGAGAAGCCGCGGCGCCCGTCAGTCCACCGTCACATGAAGCAGAATTCGAACGGGCCTGGACCGACCCGGACAACACCCGGATCGAGCTGGATCCGGTCGACATCAACCGGACGCTGGCCCGATATTACCTCGCGACCAAGCCGCTCAGGTTTACCCGGACCATGCTGTGGGACATGGAGGTGAAGAAGGCGTTCCGGCCCGACCTTTATATTCCTTCTGTGGTAACGAGAGGCAGTTCCCATTTTTGGAACCGGCAGGCATTGGCCGGTGGAGCAGAATCCTTCGTGCGATGCTCGCGGCAGCGCCTCTGGCTTGTGCCGTCGGAGCACGGGTTGGTCCTCGAACGCGTCTTCCTTAACCCCGGGCGGCAGCGCGTCACATTCATCGGCACGGCGGAACTGCCCGGCAGGGATGGGAATCCGCTTCGAGCAGGCGAGGGACAGCCGCTCTTTCACGTTGAGCATTCCGTCGATGGCAGTGAATTGCACCCACTGAACCTGTGGCGCATCGTTTTCCTCACCGACGGGCCAAGACAGCAACTGATCGAACGGTTCACGCTGGCGAAGAACGTCCGGCTGCGCGAGTTCGTCGAAATCTACATCCGCAGGGACTTGAAGATCGCGTTGAACCGGAGGGAGCTTCCCGGATGA
- a CDS encoding CofH family radical SAM protein, with translation MFEALIAAAGLEDIHEKVAAGERLSADDGRRLYRNGNLPAIGYLANLVRERMHGDRVYFVRNQHLNYTNICNKSCLFCSFYALPKDPEGYVLSPDDIRARMETYADIPISEIHMVGGVNPKLPYAYYLDIVRVIKEVRPGVSLKAYTMIELEQIRRIGRKSMAETLVDLKEAGVDALPGGGAEVFSERVHEELFQAKSDSDKWLETARVAHEVGLPSNATMLYGHVEQTEEKVYHLMKLRELQDETNGLLAFIPLSWHPERTAIEHLPGPTGQMDLREIAVARLMLDNVPHIKSFWIMNTPAVTQVSLWYGADDMDGSVLEYEITRNPVTDRMQALTHTQMLDMISESGRQPVERDALYHIVDQPETIRPAYMETANGQAANEAKTNGATAAVAPSPG, from the coding sequence TTGTTCGAAGCATTGATCGCCGCGGCGGGACTGGAAGACATCCACGAAAAGGTCGCAGCGGGCGAGCGGCTCTCGGCCGACGACGGGAGAAGGCTGTACCGGAACGGGAACCTGCCCGCTATCGGTTACCTGGCCAACCTGGTGCGCGAACGCATGCACGGCGACCGGGTTTACTTCGTGCGCAACCAGCACCTGAACTACACCAACATATGCAACAAGAGCTGCCTGTTCTGTTCTTTTTACGCCCTGCCTAAAGACCCCGAGGGCTACGTGCTTTCGCCCGACGACATCAGGGCGAGGATGGAGACCTACGCTGACATTCCCATCTCCGAAATCCACATGGTAGGGGGCGTGAACCCGAAGCTGCCCTACGCCTATTACCTGGACATCGTCCGGGTGATCAAGGAAGTCCGGCCCGGGGTGTCCCTCAAGGCCTACACCATGATCGAACTCGAGCAGATCCGGCGCATCGGCAGGAAGTCCATGGCCGAGACCCTGGTGGACCTGAAAGAAGCCGGGGTGGACGCGCTGCCCGGCGGCGGGGCCGAGGTCTTCAGCGAACGGGTCCACGAGGAACTCTTCCAGGCCAAGTCGGATTCGGACAAGTGGCTCGAGACCGCGCGCGTCGCCCACGAGGTGGGCCTGCCGTCGAACGCCACCATGCTGTACGGTCACGTGGAACAGACGGAGGAGAAGGTCTACCACCTAATGAAACTGCGTGAACTGCAGGACGAGACGAACGGCCTGCTGGCCTTCATCCCCCTGTCGTGGCACCCTGAACGTACAGCGATCGAACACCTGCCGGGACCCACCGGCCAGATGGATCTCCGGGAGATCGCAGTGGCCCGGCTCATGCTGGACAACGTGCCCCACATCAAGTCGTTCTGGATCATGAACACCCCGGCGGTGACGCAAGTGTCGCTGTGGTACGGGGCGGACGATATGGACGGCAGCGTCCTGGAATACGAAATCACCCGGAACCCGGTCACCGACCGCATGCAAGCCCTGACCCACACCCAGATGCTCGATATGATCAGCGAGTCGGGGCGGCAGCCCGTCGAACGCGACGCGCTTTACCATATCGTCGACCAGCCTGAAACGATCCGTCCGGCCTATATGGAGACCGCCAACGGGCAGGCGGCTAACGAAGCGAAGACCAACGGGGCGACGGCCGCCGTGGCACCGAGCCCGGGATAG
- a CDS encoding extradiol ring-cleavage dioxygenase → MKILDIRHVGLLSPATATHAKFYLEAWGLGSAGEDRHARYFRGASTEHHILSLHAAKRRGLHHLAFSVDECEAVDGAATELERRGITIVAPPGVLDKPGGGYGLRFLDPENRCIELSAGVARHANGGADANGGSDANGGSGEHDGPHRLCHVGLNTPRFEQTVAFYTDVLGFRVSDRIEDQMVFLRCGRRHHVVVFTRADHASVNHVAFAMSGVDALMRRVSNLRDRGQEPTWGPGRHGPGNNIFCYYGDPAGFVNECSSDLAYIEDEATHEPAVWRRVPETLDYWGTAGAPGPGVRKAMAGDPDPGWTAQGLVEE, encoded by the coding sequence ATGAAGATCCTAGACATCCGCCACGTGGGGTTGCTGTCACCCGCGACCGCGACCCATGCGAAGTTCTACCTCGAGGCCTGGGGACTCGGCTCGGCCGGCGAGGACCGGCACGCGCGGTATTTCCGCGGAGCGTCGACCGAGCATCACATTCTCAGTCTGCATGCGGCGAAGCGGCGTGGGCTGCACCACCTGGCCTTCAGCGTTGACGAATGCGAGGCGGTCGACGGGGCGGCAACCGAGCTCGAACGCCGGGGAATCACCATCGTGGCCCCTCCGGGCGTCCTGGACAAACCTGGCGGCGGGTACGGACTGCGATTCCTGGACCCGGAAAACCGCTGCATCGAACTGTCGGCCGGCGTGGCCCGACACGCGAACGGCGGGGCCGATGCGAACGGCGGATCCGATGCGAACGGCGGGTCCGGCGAGCACGATGGGCCCCACCGGTTGTGCCACGTGGGTCTCAACACGCCGCGATTCGAGCAGACCGTGGCGTTCTATACCGATGTGCTCGGATTCCGGGTCTCGGACAGGATCGAGGACCAGATGGTCTTCCTGCGATGCGGCCGGAGACATCACGTCGTCGTGTTCACTCGCGCGGATCACGCATCGGTCAACCACGTCGCGTTCGCGATGTCCGGCGTGGACGCCTTGATGAGAAGGGTCTCCAACCTTCGTGACCGGGGGCAAGAACCCACCTGGGGGCCGGGACGTCACGGCCCTGGCAACAACATCTTCTGCTACTACGGGGACCCGGCCGGATTCGTGAACGAATGCTCCAGCGACCTGGCGTATATCGAAGACGAAGCGACGCACGAACCTGCAGTGTGGCGGCGGGTGCCGGAAACCCTGGATTACTGGGGTACGGCAGGGGCGCCCGGACCCGGCGTTCGGAAGGCTATGGCCGGCGACCCGGATCCCGGCTGGACCGCGCAGGGCCTCGTCGAGGAATGA
- the mqnC gene encoding dehypoxanthine futalosine cyclase: protein MITDIAEKVLSGTRLTAEDGSRLFQHPNVTELGMLADHVRRTRHPEPVVTYNIGRNINYTNVCWVRCKFCAFYRPPGDGEGYTLPDEEIFAKVEELISVGGDTPDSCEILMQGGLNPKLKIDYYEMLFSEITRRYPAAYLHSLSVAEIVYLAHISRITVEEALIRLRAAGLKSLPGAGAEILDTEVRDAIAFRKETVQEWLDVHSLAHRLGMKSTATMMFGSVETVEHRLKHLLRVREVQDESLARHDGYFTAFIAWSFQPEGTELPDTRKATGYDYLRTVAIARLMLDNIENVQASYVTQGPKIAQIALGYGVNDFGSTMMEENVISAGGTSFVMPTDEIERLISDAGFTPRRRNTRYEYVGNGTPEKHEATA from the coding sequence ATGATCACCGATATCGCTGAAAAAGTCCTGTCCGGAACGCGGCTCACCGCCGAGGACGGGAGTCGACTGTTCCAGCACCCGAACGTCACCGAGCTGGGCATGCTCGCCGATCACGTCAGGCGGACCAGGCACCCGGAACCGGTGGTGACCTACAATATCGGCCGGAACATCAACTACACCAACGTCTGCTGGGTGCGGTGCAAGTTCTGCGCCTTCTACCGTCCCCCGGGCGACGGCGAAGGTTACACGCTGCCGGACGAGGAGATCTTTGCAAAGGTCGAGGAACTGATCAGCGTCGGCGGAGATACGCCGGATTCCTGTGAAATCCTCATGCAGGGCGGTTTGAACCCGAAGCTGAAGATCGACTACTACGAAATGCTCTTCTCGGAAATCACCCGGCGCTATCCCGCGGCCTATCTTCATTCGTTGTCCGTGGCGGAAATCGTCTATCTCGCCCATATCTCGAGAATCACGGTCGAGGAAGCGCTGATCCGCCTGCGCGCGGCCGGACTGAAGTCCCTCCCGGGCGCCGGCGCCGAGATCCTGGACACCGAGGTGCGCGACGCCATCGCCTTCCGCAAGGAAACGGTGCAGGAATGGCTGGACGTCCACAGCCTCGCCCACCGCCTCGGCATGAAGTCGACGGCCACCATGATGTTCGGATCGGTGGAAACCGTCGAACACCGGTTGAAGCACCTTCTGCGGGTCCGCGAAGTGCAGGACGAGTCCCTGGCTCGCCACGACGGTTACTTCACGGCCTTCATCGCTTGGAGCTTCCAGCCGGAGGGCACGGAACTGCCGGACACGCGAAAGGCGACCGGGTACGACTACCTGCGCACCGTGGCGATCGCCCGGCTCATGCTGGACAATATCGAGAACGTCCAGGCGTCCTATGTGACCCAGGGGCCCAAGATCGCGCAGATCGCCCTGGGTTACGGCGTGAACGATTTTGGCAGCACGATGATGGAAGAGAACGTCATCAGCGCCGGAGGCACGAGTTTCGTGATGCCTACGGATGAGATCGAACGCCTTATCAGCGACGCGGGGTTCACGCCGCGACGACGGAACACGCGATACGAGTACGTGGGAAACGGCACGCCGGAAAAGCACGAAGCCACCGCGTGA
- a CDS encoding menaquinone biosynthesis protein: protein MVNRTRIYAVSYLNSRALTYGLEHGGQDHGFEIRYDIPSECARQVRTGGASAGVIPSIEYARAGAAYAIVPEIAIASDGPVGSILLFHQVPVRRIRKVAMDTSSRTSVALTRIVLEEKYGLDFDSFDHPPDVSAMLERADAALVIGDPALEYTDRPEPRLDLGHAWRELTGLPFVYAFWAGKEGGLTPGEVERLIASKEQGVSALDEIAELHAGDRSRSTSFYASYLKDNLAYVLGDRERSGLMEFYGLAHARGLIPDVPELRFYPRQGRS from the coding sequence ATGGTCAACAGAACCCGAATCTACGCCGTCAGTTACCTGAATTCCCGGGCCTTGACCTATGGCCTGGAACACGGCGGCCAGGATCACGGTTTCGAAATCCGCTACGATATCCCCTCGGAGTGCGCCCGGCAGGTAAGGACGGGCGGGGCCTCGGCCGGCGTCATCCCGTCGATCGAGTATGCGCGCGCCGGGGCGGCCTACGCCATCGTGCCGGAGATCGCCATTGCCTCCGACGGTCCGGTCGGCAGCATCCTCCTGTTCCACCAGGTGCCGGTACGCCGGATCCGTAAGGTGGCGATGGACACGAGTTCCCGGACTTCGGTCGCCCTGACGCGGATCGTCTTGGAGGAAAAATACGGACTGGATTTCGATTCCTTCGACCATCCACCGGACGTTTCCGCGATGCTGGAACGGGCGGACGCGGCCCTGGTCATCGGCGACCCGGCCCTCGAATATACGGACCGGCCGGAACCGAGGCTCGACCTGGGGCATGCCTGGCGGGAACTGACCGGTCTGCCTTTCGTGTATGCCTTCTGGGCGGGAAAGGAAGGCGGACTCACACCCGGTGAGGTCGAACGGCTCATCGCGTCGAAGGAACAGGGCGTGTCCGCCCTGGATGAGATCGCCGAACTACACGCCGGGGACCGTTCCCGGTCCACGTCTTTTTATGCGTCGTACCTGAAAGACAACCTGGCCTACGTCCTGGGTGATCGCGAGCGAAGCGGGCTCATGGAGTTTTACGGTCTGGCCCATGCCCGCGGCCTGAT